The Jiangella alba genome includes the window GCCGGCGACTTGTCGACGGTGAGGCTGACGGAGCGGCCGACCATCATCGAGGCCAGCTCGTTCTCCGACGCGTCCGGCGACGCCTCGCCGACGACGGCGCCGCGGCGGATGACGGTGATGCGGTCGGCGATGGCGCGGACCTCGCGCAGCTTGTGGGTGATGAACACGATCGACGTGCCGTCGGCCTTGAGCTGGCGCATGATCGCGATCAGCTCGTCGGTCTCCTGCGGCGTCAGCACCGCGGTCGGCTCGTCGAGGATCAGCACATCGGCCTTGCGGACCAGCGCCTTGATGATCTCGACCCGCTGCTGGACGCCGACCGGAAGGTCCTCGACGAGGGCGTCGGGGTCGACGTTGAAGCCGTAGCGGTCGGAGATCTCGCGGACGTCGCGCCGGGCGGCGTCCATGTCGAGCAGGCCGGCCGAGCCGACGTGCTCCTGGCCGAGCATGACGTTCTCGGCGACGGTGAACACCGGGATCAGCATGAAGTGCTGGTGCACCATGCCGATGCCGGCCGCCATGGCGTCGCCGGGCCCGGAGAACGCGACCTTGTTGTCGTTGACGACGATCTGGCCGTCGTCGGGCTGGTACAGGCCGTACAGCACGTTCATCAGCGTGCTCTTGCCGGCGCCGTTCTCACCGAGCAGGCAGTGGATCTCGCCCGGCTCGACCACCAGGTCGATGGAATCGTTGGCCACCAGGCTGCCGAAGCGCTTGGTGATGCCGCGCAGTTCGAGCTTCAACGGCCGGACCGCCCTCCTCGTGGTGCGAGCGAAGAAGTGAGCACGACGCTACCCCGAACGGCCCGCGGGGCGGGCCGTCCGGGGTGGTCGTGACCGAGAGTCAGGAGAACGCCGCGTCCGACTCGACCACGAGGTCGCCGGAGATGATCTGCTCCTGGATCTGCGCGAGCTCGTCCTTCGTCTCCTGCGTGACCTCACCGTCGAAGTCGTGGAACGGAGCCAGCCCGACGCCGCCGTTCTCCAGCGTGCCGACGTACGGCTCGTTGCTGAACGCGCCGTCCGCGGCCTCCTGCGTGGCGGCGAGGACGGCCTGGTCCATGCCCTTGAGGACGGAGGTCAGGATGACGTCGCCGTAGTCGGGCGCGGACTCGAAGCCGTCGGAGTCGGCCCACACGACGGTGACGTTGCCGGCCGCCTGCGCCGCGATGGCCGCGCTCTCGGCCAGCGGGCCGGCGACCGGGTGCAGGACGTCGGCGCCCTGGCTGATCAGGTTGTCGCTGATCTGGCGGGCGAGGCCGGTGTTGGCGAAGTCGCCGACGAACTGGCCGTCCTGCGTCGCCTTGTCCCAGCCGAGGACCTGGACGTCGGTCCCCTTCTGCTCGTTGTAGTACTGGACGCCGTCGTAGAAGCCGTCCATGAAGATGGTGACCGTGGGGATGGGCGCGCCGCCCCAGGTGCCGACGATGCCGGTCTTGGAGTACGACGCCGCGGCGTAGCCGGCCAGGAACGCCGCCTCCTGGGTGTTGAACACCAGCGGCTTCACGTTGTCGATGGGCGTCGGCGTGCCGGTCTCGTCGGTGTACTGGTAGTCGACGATGGCGAAGTGCTCGTCGGGGTTGGACTCGGCCGCCTCGCGGGTGGCGTCGGCCAGCAGGAAGCCGACCGTCACGATGATGCCGCAGTCGTCCTGGACCATCGCGGTGACGTTCGGGCCGTAGTCGGCGTCGGTCTGCGACTCCGCGAACTTCGGCTCCGGGATGATGCCCTCTTCCTGGGCCAGCACCAGGCCGTTGTACGAGGTCTCGTTGAACGACTTGTCGTTGATGCCACCCTGGTCGGACACCATGCACGCGGTGAAGTCGGCGTTACCGCCGGTGCTGTCGCCGGTGGCGGTGCCGTCGCCGTTCTCGTCCGGAGCCTCACCACAGGCCGCGACCGCGAGCGCGACGGCGCTCACCGCGGCGGCGAGCCGAAACCTCTTGTTCATCTGCCCCTCCAGGCCCCAGATGGTCGATCGGCCGTGCCACGCGTGTTCGGTGGGGCCGAAATCGCTACGAATCCAAGGCGTAGGCTAACCGCCTATCTCGCCATTTGAACGCAGGGTGAACCGCCGAGATGTATCCGTGACCAAGTCGCTGTCGAACCGCCGCACAGCCTGAACGCCCGGAACGTCCCCTCAGCGGGCGCGTTTGACGACGGTCTGCACCTCGGCGACCGGGACGTTCACGGTCGATTCGCGGCGCAGCGGGTCGAGGTCGCCACCGACGGCGGTGCCGTCCTCTTCCTGCCCCTCCCACCACGCCGACCACTCGGTGGCGGCGGTGACGGGGTAGCCGCCCGGGTAGGCGACGGAGGCGCGGGTGAACTGGACGGTGCATCCATCGCCGTCGGCCGCGCCGGACGACCAGGCCTGCTGGGCGACCTCAGGGTCGCACTGGCGCGACCCGTTCGGCGACGCGATGGACAGCCCGTCGGTCGTCGCGGTGACCTCGGCCCACACGTCGGATCCGACGACGTCGGCGCGGATGGTGCGGGTGCCGCCGTTGCCGCCGACCATCTCGGGGTCGACCACCCAGAACCAGGTGTTGACGTTGACGAACGTGGCGCCGTCGGCGGTGCCGGCCAGCTTCGGGTTGCGGTCGACCTCGGGCTCGTCGATGACCATGACGTCGCGGGCCTCGATGGCCAGCGTCTCGGGGTCGACGGCCGGCGCCGGCTCCTCACCCGTGACGAACGGCGCGTACGTCTGCGGGGCCTGGCCACCGTTCTCCTCGGACACCTCGGTCACCTTCGGCGAGCAGGCGGCGACGTCGGGCGAGTCGGACGAGATGTGGTACCAGGTGATGTCGTTGCCGGCCGCCTCCTGGGCGATGGCCCATTCGAACACCGTGATGTCCGGGAAGGCGAGCTGGCCGACCGCCGCGTGGCCGGTGAGGTAGGGCCGCACCTCCTGGTACCACTCGTAGAACGCCGTGGGATCGCTGGGGTCGACCATGGTGCCGTCGATGAGCATCGGCGACGCCACCTCCCACCAGCAGATGGGCGGGACGGAGACCGTGTAGCTGCCACCGTCGCCGGGAGAGCCGTCGCCGGTCAGGACGACCTCGACGCCCACCTCGTAGCCGTCGCCGGTGTCGTCGCCGCCGGTGCCGTCGCGGGCGCCGGCCAGGCCGGCCGAGGCCAGCACCAGGGCGGCGCCGGCCACCAGCGTGGACAGGCTTCTGACGACGGCCCTCATGGCTCGGCACTCCAGGTGGTTCGGTCACAACGGGCGGATCTGGACTTTACCATCGGGCACGAACCCCGTCAGGACGCCGTCTCACTCGCACGGCGCGGGGTCGGCCTGCTCGGTGTCGGAGGCCAGCCACGCGCCCTCGACCAGCGACATCGTCAGCACCAGACGCTCGACCTCGGGCTGCGGCTCGCCCGTGCCGCCGATGTACTGCACCCAGTCGCGCATGATGGTGCAGACGTCGACCTCGGCGGTGGTGTCGTTGACACTGACGTCGCGCAGCACGAGTTGCGTCGTCTCGCCGACGACGACCCGCTGCTTCGAGATCGACTCGACCATGTAATTGAGCAGCCGGCCCAGTTGGGGGTCGACGGCGGTGCGCAGGAGGCCCGACTGTTCGTCGCCGGCGCCGAACAGCACGGCGTCCCAGCTGGCCATGAACCGGCCGGCGCCCTGCAGCACCGCGAGCTCCTCGTCGGTGGCGTCGGCGGGCGCCTCGATGGGCAGTTCGGAGTGCAGCTCGACGGTGCGTTCTTCGCCGGGCGGCTGGTAGGGCGGCGTGAACGCGGCACTCGGCTCGGTCACGGGGCCGGACGGGTCGTCGCCGGGCACCGTCGGCGGGTCGGACGGGACGGCGGACGCGGACGTCGTGACGTCGGCGCCGCCGGTCGACGAGCCCAGGCCGGTCGGCTCTTCACCGGCGGCCGAGCAGCCGGCCGGCAGCAGGAACGCGGCCACGGCGGCGCCCACCGCCAGCGCGCGTCGGCTCATGCGTCCCTCCGTCGATGTGCTGATCGGCACATCGTACGTTCCGCGCCGGACAGCGGTCAGATTCCGGCCGGCGGCGTGTACGTCCCCCACACCTCGCGCAGCGCGTCGCACACCTCGCCGACGGTGGCCCGGGCGGCCAGCGCGGCGCGCATCGGGACCAGCACGTTGTCGCTGCCGGCCGCGGCCGCGCGCAGGGCGTCGAGTTCGCGGCGCACGACGTCGCCGTCGCGGGACGAGCGCAGCGCGGCCAGCCGCGCGGCCTGCGCCGCCTCGATCGCGGGGTCGACCCGCAGCGGCTCGTACGGCTCCTCGTCGTTGGTGACGTACCGGTTGACGCCGACCACGGTCCGCGCGCCGGCGTCGACCTGCTTCGCGACGTCGTACGCGGACTGCTCGATCTGGTCCTTCTGGAAGCCGCGCTCGATGGCCGCGACGGCACCGCCCATGTCCTCGACCCGCGTCATCAGCTCGACGGCGGCCGCCTCCAGCTCGTCGGTGAGCGACTCGACGGCGTACGACCCTGCGAACGGGTCGACGGTGCTGGTGACGTCGGTCTCGTAGGCCAGCACCTGCTGGGTGCGCAGCGCCAGCCGGGCCGCCTTCTCCGTCGGCAGCGCGATGGCCTCGTCGTAGGAGTTCGTGTGCAGCGACTGCGTGCCGCCGAGCACCGCGGCCAGCGCCTGCACCGCGACCCGGACCAGGTTGACCTCCGGCTGCTGCGCCGTGAGCTGCACGCCCGCCGTCTGGGTGTGGAACCGCAGCATCTGCGACTTCGGGTTGGTCGCTCCGAACTCGTCGCGCATGACGCGGGCCCAGATGCGCCGGGCGGCGCGGAACTTCGCGACCTCCTCGAGAATCGTCGTCCGCGACACGAAGAAGAACGACAACCGCGGCGCGAACTCATCGACGTCGAGCCCGGCCGACAGCGCCGCGCGCACGTATTCGCGCGCGTTGGCCAGCGTGAACGCCACCTCCTGCACGGGCGTCGCGCCGGCCTCGGCCATGTGGTAGCCGGAGATCGAGATGGTGTTCCAACGCGGCAGCTCGCGCCGGCAGTAGCCGAAGATGTCGCTGGTCAGCCGCAGCGACGCGGCCGGCGGGTAGATGTAGGTGCCGCGGGCGATGTACTCCTTGAGCACGTCGTTCTGGACCGTCCCGGTCAGCCGCTCACCGGCGACGCCCTGTTCCGCGCCGACCAGCTGGTACAGCAGCAACAGCAGCGACGCCGGCGCGTTGATCGTCATCGACGTCGACACCTCGCCCAGCGGGATGCCGTCGAACAGCACGCGCATGTCCTCGACCGAGTCGATCGCCACGCCGACCTTGCCGACCTCGCCCGCCGCCACCGCCGCGTCGGAGTCGTACCCCATCTGCGTGGGCAGGTCGAACGCGACCGACAGCCCGCCGGTGCCGGCCTCGACCAGCTGGTGGTAGCGCCGGTTCGACTCGGCGGCGGTGCCGAACCCGGCGTACTGCCGCATGGTCCACGGCCGCCCCGTGTACATCGTCGGGTAGACGCCGCGGGTGTACGGGTACTCGCCCGGCACGCCCAGCCGCTGCTCCGCCGGCCAGTCGCCGAGCGCCTCCGGTCCGTACACGGGCTCGACGGGCAACCCGGACTCCGTCGTACGCGTGGCCACGCCCCTCACCTCCGTCGGCTGGATCCCTTCACGGTAGGGCTCCGGCAGGGTGCGTGGGTGGTGACATTGTGCACACGGCCCGTTCGCGGCGGCGGGGACCTCTCTTCGGGCACGTTGACGTTGGCGCCAACAGTTGGCGTCAGCGTCAACACCCGTGAACACCGCACCCAGCCGCCGCTTCGCCGGCCGGGGGCAGTTGAGGGCCAGCCGGGACGGGATCAGTCGGCAGCGACGCGGCCCCGATCCAGCGTTCTGATCCCGGGTTCTGATCCCGGCTCGGCGCCGGTCGCACCCACCCGCGGCGGCGGGGACCTGCCTTCGGGCCGGTAGACACAGGCGCCAACAGTTGGCGTCAACGTCAACACCCGCGAACACCACACCCCCAGCCGCCGCTTCGCCGGCCGGGAGCAGTAGGCGGGCCAGCCGGAACGGGACCAGCCGACAGCAACGCGGCCCCCGATCCAGCGTCCTGATCCAGCGTTCTGATCCCGGGTCCGCGCCGGCCACACCCACCCGCGGCGGGGACCTCTCTTCGGGCACGTTGACGCGAGCGTCCCGCGACAACGCTCAGCCGAGCGGATGCACCGTCGTCTCGTGGTCGGCTTCGACGACGAGGAACCGCTCGCCCCGGCCGACCCGGCGGCCCAGCGGCAGCCGCTGCCGGCCCTTGTCCAGCGGGCCGGTGTAGACGTCGGTCTCGTGCACCCGGTAGAGCGGGTCCAGCCGGTGCAGCGTGACGTCCACGTTGGCAGGCTTGCGCAGCACCAGGACGATGCTGTTGTCGCCGGACTCGTAGGCGGCGGCGCCGATGATGCGGGTGTCGCGGTTGGGCGCCGTGACGACCTCGCGGATCTGCGCCACGATGATCGACGGGATCGGCGCGAGGCCGTCGACGACCCGCAGGGTGGGGTTCTGCGCCTTCAGCGACGAGATCATCCGGTCGCGCTTGGGGCCGGTGACGGCCCGGCCCAGCGCCAGGATGTCGATGGTGGCGCCGTCGACGCCATAGCGGACGCGGTCGGCGTCGGTCTCTTCGCGGACCACCATGCCGGCCTCGCGCAACGCCCGGCCCAGCTCGTCGAGGACGCGTACCCGTTTGCCGACGAGCAGCACGCGTGCCGGTGTCCCGATCTCGGTCGTCACTCGCTACCCCCAGGTCGCCCTGTCACGGCCGAGACGCCCGTGCCAGCGCGAGCCGGCTGGCGCACTCGTAGTATCGATCTTGCGGGTAGGCATCACTCAGCGTCACCGTGCGTCTCTCATAGTGAGAATCTTGCGTCTCGAAACGTCAGTCACGGCTCAGCCGACGCCGTAGCGTCGACCGCCGTTCACGCGGCCATCCCCGTCGCGCCACCGGGTGCCCGCATCGTTGCCGACATGAGGGTAGCGATCGTCGCGGAGTCGTTCCTCCCCCAGGTCAACGGTGTCACGAACTCGGTCTGCCGCGTGGTGGAGCATCTCACGCGACGCGGCCACACCGGGCTCGTGATCGCTCCCGGCGAGGGCGTGTCGGACTACGACGGGCACCAGGTGCTGCGAGTGCCGTCGTTCGCGCTGCCGGGCAACGACGACAGCATCGTCGGCGTCTCCACCCGGCGGCGCATCAGCCGGATCCTGCGCGACTTCGACCCCGACGTCGTGCACCTGGCGGCGCCGGTCTGGCTGGGCCGGGCCGGCATGAACGCGGCCACCCGGCTGGGGCTGCCGACGGTCGCCGTCTACCAGACCGACCTCGCCGGGTTCGCCCGCGGCTACCGGCTCTGGCGCACCATCGGCGACGACGCGATCTGGTCGTGGCTGCGGCGCATCCACGACCAGGCGGACCTCACGCTGGCGCCGTCGACGGCCAGCCTGCGGCAGCTGGACGCGCACGGCTTCACGCGGCTGGCCCGCTGGGGCCGCGGCGTCGACCTCGTCCGCTTCCACCCGGCCCACCGCGACGAGGGTCTGCGGCGTGAGCTGGCGCCGGGCGGCGAGGTCATCGTCGGCTACATCGGCCGGCTGGCGCCGGAGAAGCACGTCGCGTCGCTGACGGCGCTGGCCGGGCTGCCCGGCGTCAAGCTGGCCATCGTCGGCGGCGGGCCGAGCGAGGCGTCGCTGCGGGCCGCGCTGCCCGACGCCGCGTTCCTCGGGTTCCGCACCGGCCAGGAGCTCTCGCGCGCCTACGCCAGCCTGGACGTGTTCGTGCACACGGGACCGGCCGAGACGTTCTGCCAGGCCGTCCAGGAGGCGCTGGCCTCCGGCGTCCCCGTCGTCGCGCCGAACGCCGGCGGCCCCACCGACCTCGTCGACGACGGCTGGTCCGGCCACCTCGTCGACACCGGGGACGGCGAGCAACTGCGCGCCGCGGTGGCCCGGATCGCCGCCGACCCGGTCCGCCGGGTCCGGATGGCCGCCGCCGCCCGCGAGTCGGTGTACGGGCGGTCGTGGGAGGCGATCTGCGACCAGCTGCTCGAGCACTACGCGACGGCGGTCGCGCGCAAGCGCCTGGCCGCGCCCGCGGCGTAGGATCTCCGGTGACTTAGGGTGACCTAAGTGAGAGATGTCACGGCCGAAACAGGCCTCTGAACAGGCCAGACGTGAGATTGGCCACGGACCGGACCATGGCGGCAGGGCTACCATGACCGGCGGCCGGGCACGCTGCCCGGCAGTCCCCCGTCGCAATCGGAAGGCAGCGTTCGTGCCCAAGGCACCTGCTGGCACGCTCTATCGCGGCCGTGAAGGCATGTGGTCGTGGGTGGCCCACCGGGTCACCGGCATCGGCATCTTCTTCTTCCTCTTCGCGCACATCCTCGACACCGCGCTCGTCCGCGTGTCGCCGGAGGCGTACAACGAGGTGATCGCCACCTACAAGAACCCGATCGTCGGGCTCATGGAGGTGGGGCTGGTGGCCGCCATCGTGTTCCACGCGTTCAACGGCCTGCGCATCGTCCTCGTCGACTTCTGGTCGAAGGGGCCGCGGTACCAGAAACAGATGTCCGTCACCGTCCTGGTGCTCTGGGTGGCGCTCATGGTGCCGTTCACGATCCGCCACCTCTCCCACGTGTTCGGGGGCTGACCCGATGACGACGACGATTCCCTCGCCGCGCTCGCCGCGGCGGCTGCGCGGCCGGACCAACACCGAGCTGTACGCGTGGATGTTCATGCGCGCGTCCGGCGTGCTGCTGGTGATCCTGATCTTCACGCACCTGTTCGTGAACCTGATCACCGGCGACGGCATCAACGCGCTCGACTTCGGCTTCGTGGCCGGCAAGTGGGCCGACCCCCTCTGGCAGGTCTGGGACCTGCTGATGCTGTGGCTGGCGATGCTGCACGGCACCAACGGGCTGCGCACCGTCATCAACGACTACGCCGAGCGCGACCAGGTGCGGCTGTGGCTGAAGGTCGCCCTGTACACGGCGACGACGATCACCATCGTGCTCGGGACGCTGGTGATCTTCACGTTCGACCCGTGCCCGCCGGACGCGGCCGCCGACCTGCTGCCGTCGTTCTGCCAGGTGCCGTAGTTCATCTTCGAGAGGCAAGTCATGCAGACCCATCAGTACGACGTGGTGATCGTCGGCGCCGGCGGCGCCGGGATGCGCGCGGCGCTCGAGTCCGGCCAGCGGGTCCGCACCGCCGTGCTGACCAAGCTCTACCCGACCCGGTCGCACACCGGCGCGGCCCAGGGCGGCATGTGCGCCGCGCTGGCCAACGTCGAAGAGGACAACTGGGAGTGGCACACCTTCGACACCGTCAAGGGCGGTGACTTCCTCGTCGACCAGGACGCCGCCGAGGTGATGGCGAAGGAGGCCATCGACGCCGTCCTCGACCTGGAGAAGATGGGGCTGCCGTTCAACCGGACGCCCGACGGCCTGATCGACCAGCGCCGCTTCGGCGGGCACACCCGCAAGCACGGCGAGGCCGCCGTCCGCCGGTCCTGCTACGCCGCCGACCGCACCGGCCACATGATCCTGCAGACGCTCTACCAGCAGTGCATCAAGCGCGACGTCGAGTTCTTCAACGAGTTCTACGTGCTCGACGTGCTGTTCAACGAGGTCGACGGCGTCCGCCGCACCGCCGGCGTCGTGGCGTACGAGCTGGCCACCGGCGAGATCCACGTGTTCCGCGCGAAGGCGGTCGTGTTCGCGACCGGCGGCGCCGGCAAGGTGTACAAGACCACGTCCAACGCGCACACGCTGACCGGCGACGGCATGGCCATCGCGTACCGTCGCGGGCTGCCGCTGGAGGACATGGAGTTCTTCCAGTTCCACCCGACGGGCCTGGCCGGACTCGGCATCCTGCTGTCCGAGGCGGCCCGTGGCGAGGGCGCGATCCTGCGCAACAGCGAGGGCGAGCGGTTCATGGAGCGCTACGCCCCGACGCTGAAGGACCTCGCCCCGCGCGACGTCGTCGCCCGGGCCATGGCCAACGAGGTCCGCGAGGGCCGCGGCTCCGGCCCGAACAAGGACTACGTCCTGCTCGACCTCACCCACCTCGAGCCGGCGCACATCGACGCGAAGCTGCCCGACATCACCGAGTTCGCCCGCACCTACCTGGGCGTCGAGCCGTACACCGAGCCGGTCCCGGTCTTCCCCACCGCGCACTACGCGATGGGCGGCATGCCGACGACGATCGACGCCGAGGTGCTGGCCGACAACACGCACGTCCTGCCCGGCCTCTACGCGGCCGGCGAGGTGGCCTGCGTCAGCGTGCACGGCGCGAACCGGCTGGGCACCAACTCGCTGCTCGACATCAACGTGTTCGGGCGGCGGGCCGGCATCGCGGCGGCCGAGTTCGCGGCGAAGGCGCCGCTCGTCGAGCTGCCGGCCGACCCGTCCGACGACACCGTCGCGCTGCTGGAGGGGATCCGCGACCGCGCCGACGGCGAGCGCGTCGCCGTCCTGCGTCGTGAGCTGCAGGAGACGATGGACGCGAACGCGCAGGTGTTCCGGTCCGAGGCGACGCTGAAGCAGGCGCTGTCCGACATCCACGCGCTGAAGGCCCGCTACGCGACCGTGTCCGTGCAGGACAAGGGCCGCCGGTTCAACACCGACCTGCTCGAGGCGGTCGAGCTGGGCTTCCTGCTCGACCTCGCCGAGGTCATCGTCGTCGGCGCGCTGGAGCGCAAGGAATCGCGCGGCGGCCACTTCCGCGAGGACTACCAGAACCGCGACGACGTCAACTACATGCGCCACACGATGGCGTACC containing:
- a CDS encoding BMP family lipoprotein, which gives rise to MNKRFRLAAAVSAVALAVAACGEAPDENGDGTATGDSTGGNADFTACMVSDQGGINDKSFNETSYNGLVLAQEEGIIPEPKFAESQTDADYGPNVTAMVQDDCGIIVTVGFLLADATREAAESNPDEHFAIVDYQYTDETGTPTPIDNVKPLVFNTQEAAFLAGYAAASYSKTGIVGTWGGAPIPTVTIFMDGFYDGVQYYNEQKGTDVQVLGWDKATQDGQFVGDFANTGLARQISDNLISQGADVLHPVAGPLAESAAIAAQAAGNVTVVWADSDGFESAPDYGDVILTSVLKGMDQAVLAATQEAADGAFSNEPYVGTLENGGVGLAPFHDFDGEVTQETKDELAQIQEQIISGDLVVESDAAFS
- a CDS encoding acyl-CoA mutase large subunit family protein, producing the protein MATRTTESGLPVEPVYGPEALGDWPAEQRLGVPGEYPYTRGVYPTMYTGRPWTMRQYAGFGTAAESNRRYHQLVEAGTGGLSVAFDLPTQMGYDSDAAVAAGEVGKVGVAIDSVEDMRVLFDGIPLGEVSTSMTINAPASLLLLLYQLVGAEQGVAGERLTGTVQNDVLKEYIARGTYIYPPAASLRLTSDIFGYCRRELPRWNTISISGYHMAEAGATPVQEVAFTLANAREYVRAALSAGLDVDEFAPRLSFFFVSRTTILEEVAKFRAARRIWARVMRDEFGATNPKSQMLRFHTQTAGVQLTAQQPEVNLVRVAVQALAAVLGGTQSLHTNSYDEAIALPTEKAARLALRTQQVLAYETDVTSTVDPFAGSYAVESLTDELEAAAVELMTRVEDMGGAVAAIERGFQKDQIEQSAYDVAKQVDAGARTVVGVNRYVTNDEEPYEPLRVDPAIEAAQAARLAALRSSRDGDVVRRELDALRAAAAGSDNVLVPMRAALAARATVGEVCDALREVWGTYTPPAGI
- a CDS encoding glycosyltransferase family 4 protein, with amino-acid sequence MRVAIVAESFLPQVNGVTNSVCRVVEHLTRRGHTGLVIAPGEGVSDYDGHQVLRVPSFALPGNDDSIVGVSTRRRISRILRDFDPDVVHLAAPVWLGRAGMNAATRLGLPTVAVYQTDLAGFARGYRLWRTIGDDAIWSWLRRIHDQADLTLAPSTASLRQLDAHGFTRLARWGRGVDLVRFHPAHRDEGLRRELAPGGEVIVGYIGRLAPEKHVASLTALAGLPGVKLAIVGGGPSEASLRAALPDAAFLGFRTGQELSRAYASLDVFVHTGPAETFCQAVQEALASGVPVVAPNAGGPTDLVDDGWSGHLVDTGDGEQLRAAVARIAADPVRRVRMAAAARESVYGRSWEAICDQLLEHYATAVARKRLAAPAA
- the sdhC gene encoding succinate dehydrogenase, cytochrome b556 subunit produces the protein MPKAPAGTLYRGREGMWSWVAHRVTGIGIFFFLFAHILDTALVRVSPEAYNEVIATYKNPIVGLMEVGLVAAIVFHAFNGLRIVLVDFWSKGPRYQKQMSVTVLVLWVALMVPFTIRHLSHVFGG
- a CDS encoding succinate dehydrogenase hydrophobic membrane anchor subunit, producing MTTTIPSPRSPRRLRGRTNTELYAWMFMRASGVLLVILIFTHLFVNLITGDGINALDFGFVAGKWADPLWQVWDLLMLWLAMLHGTNGLRTVINDYAERDQVRLWLKVALYTATTITIVLGTLVIFTFDPCPPDAAADLLPSFCQVP
- the sdhA gene encoding succinate dehydrogenase flavoprotein subunit, coding for MQTHQYDVVIVGAGGAGMRAALESGQRVRTAVLTKLYPTRSHTGAAQGGMCAALANVEEDNWEWHTFDTVKGGDFLVDQDAAEVMAKEAIDAVLDLEKMGLPFNRTPDGLIDQRRFGGHTRKHGEAAVRRSCYAADRTGHMILQTLYQQCIKRDVEFFNEFYVLDVLFNEVDGVRRTAGVVAYELATGEIHVFRAKAVVFATGGAGKVYKTTSNAHTLTGDGMAIAYRRGLPLEDMEFFQFHPTGLAGLGILLSEAARGEGAILRNSEGERFMERYAPTLKDLAPRDVVARAMANEVREGRGSGPNKDYVLLDLTHLEPAHIDAKLPDITEFARTYLGVEPYTEPVPVFPTAHYAMGGMPTTIDAEVLADNTHVLPGLYAAGEVACVSVHGANRLGTNSLLDINVFGRRAGIAAAEFAAKAPLVELPADPSDDTVALLEGIRDRADGERVAVLRRELQETMDANAQVFRSEATLKQALSDIHALKARYATVSVQDKGRRFNTDLLEAVELGFLLDLAEVIVVGALERKESRGGHFREDYQNRDDVNYMRHTMAYRSSDGDGAGVRLDFKPVVVTRYQPMERKF